The genome window ACCCTATGCCGGCTTCTCTACGAAGTTTCTCAAGCATGGATCGTACCTCGATATGTTCGGATCAATCGATCCAGGCAATCTACTGCCCCTGCTTGCCGTGGGCAAAGATAACGTCGCCCTCACCGAGTATCTTGTTGGCCAGGTATTGGAGTCAGACGAAGAACGATTCGCCGCATTGAGGGAGTTCTATCCCCATGTAGACGAAAAGGACTGGCGTCTTGAAGTAGCCGGCCAGCGCGTGCAAATCATCAAGAAGGACCCCATTCACGGTGGCATCCTTCAGTTCGGTACCGAGATTGTCAGCGCGGAAGACCAGTCGCTGGCCGCGATGCTCGGCGCGTCTCCTGGAGCATCCACATCGGTCGCGATCATGCTCGAAGTTATCGAACGCTGTTTCTCAAGCAAGCTTGATCACGGCGGCTGGATTGACAAGCTGCGCAAGATGATCCCGTCCTACGGTGAGTCGCTCATCACTAACATCGAGCTTTGCAGGAAGGTGAGAGAAGATACCGCAGCAGCTCTCAACATCGTGAACCTGTAAGGCCATCCAGCTCAGGCGGCGAACACTGACCGCCTGAGTTTCTACGCATCGAGTTTCTACATATCGAAGGAGGAATATGATCCGCGCATATCGTCTATATACCGGCCCTGATGGCGACTCGCATGTGACCGTGGGCTCAGTCCATACGGACGTACTGGTGAACGCCACGTCCATCCATTTCAAAGAGACCGCTGCACACTCCAACTACGATTGGCACAATGATCCCGTGCCGCAGTATGTTCTTACACTGAGCGGCATCCTGGAGTTCACGACCAAGGGCGGTGAGACGTTCATCCTCGAACCTGGTGACGTTCTCCTCGCCGAAGACCACACTGGCACCGGACACAAATGGAAATTGCTCAACGATGATCCCTGGCGTCGCGCCTACGTCATCTTCCAGACAGGGGCCGACACCCAGTTCATTGCGGACTGATTTCGGAGAAGCATCTGCGAGTGGTGAGGGGCCGAAGAGATCCCTCGCCGCCCGAATCTTTCCTGGCATCGATGCTCATCGCATCAACGCAATCTCTGCACAGCAAGGAGCTCTGCAATGTCACACGTAGAAGATACGCAACTCAAAGATGCCAGCTACACACCAGGCACACTTCTGGATAATGGCCGCTGGCGAATCGAATTCGATTCCATGGGGCAGGTAAAGGTTCCGGCAGATCGCCTATGGGGCGCCCAGACCCAACGATCGCTCATCCATTTCTCCATTGGCAACGACCGCATGCCGATTGAGGTCTACCATGCCTACGGTCTCGTCAAAAAGGCAGCAGCAATAGTCAATGAGCGCCTCGGACATCTGCCTAAGGATAAGGCCGAGCTTATTCTCAAGAGTGCCGATGAAGTTATCGCCGGCAAGCTCGATGAGAACTTCCCGCTGTATGTGTGGCAGACCGGCAGCGGCACACAGAGCAACATGAACGTGAACGAAGTGATCTCAAACCGCTGTATCCAAATGGTGGGCGGCATCATCGGATCGCAGGCGCCGGTGCATCCAAACGATCATGTAAACATGTCGCAAAGCTCGAACGACTCGTTCCCGACAGCCATGCATATTGCTGCGGTCAAAGAAATCAAAGAGAGCCTGCTTCCGAAAGTTCAATCTCTCGAAGCAGCAATCGCAGCGAAAGCTCGTGAATGGCAGAAGGTTGTCAAAATCGGACGCACCCACCTCGAAGACGCGGTGCCACTAACCGTCGGGCAGGAATGGTCAGGCTATGCCATGCAGATCCACAACGCGCTCGCTCGTGTTGAAGCATCTCTCGATGGCATGTATCAGCTCGCAGCAGGTGGAACCGCCGTCGGAACCGGACTCAACGCACCCAAGGAGTTTGGACCGGAGATAGCGCAGACCATTGCAGAATTGACCGGCTACCCATTCGTCACAGCTCAGAATAAATTTGAAGCGCAAGGTTCGCTGGACGCAATCGTTGCAGCCCATGCAGCGCTGCGTGGGTTAGCCGTAGCATTGATGAAGATAGCGAATGACATGCGCTGGCTCGCCTCCGGCCCACGCTGCGGCATCGGTGAACTGGACCTGCCGGAAAACGAACCCGGCTCCTCCATCATGCCCGGCAAGGTCAATCCGACCCAGTGCGAAGCCATTGTCATGATCTGCATCCAGGTTATAGGAGATGACACGGCCGTAGCCTTCGCCGGATCGCAAGGCAACTTCGAACTCAATGCGATGCGCCCGATCATCATCAACAACTTCCTGCACTCGGCGCGCATCCTGGCGGACGGATGCGAAAAGTTCTTAACCTATTCCGTTCAGGGCACACAGGTAAACGAAAAGAAGATTTCCGAATATCTGCGCAACTCATTGATGCTCGTCACAGCATTGAGCCCTGTTATCGGCTATGACAATGCTTCAAAGATTGCACACACAGCGCACCACGATGGCAGCACCTTGCGTGAAGCCGCTATCAAAACCAAACTCATCGATGAAGCGACCTTCGATAAGGTAGTCAACCCGGAAGCAATGGTCGGTGACTTGACTCTGAGTCTTCCTGAAGACCAGCCAGCGCCGACCCGGAAATAGGACTAATCGAATCGATGATTGAGCGGCTCGAACGAGTTTGCAAAGGTGACCAATGAAAGTATTCATCCTTGGAATAACAGGAAGAACCGGCAACCGCATCGCGCAGCTCCTCATCAGCCAGGGGCATGCAGTCTCGGGCCTGTATCGCCGTGCGAGCGACGTTTCCAGGCTACAGGATATGGGAATTCATGCAGTCTCAGGCGATATTGCTACCATCCGTGAGCATGACTTAGCCAAGGCGATTGCAGGCACGGATGTCCTCGTTTTCACCGCAGGCGCGGGAGAGCAGGATGACGAGTCCATGATCGATGCAGTGGACTATGGCGGCGTAAAGAAGTCCGTAGCCGCTCTGCGCCTGGCTGGGCTATCTCGGCTGCTTCTGGTCTCAGTGTTTCCCGAGGCTGCGCGCGAAAAATGCTTTGGAGGCTCCTTCGAACACTATATGTCCGCCAAGAAGAAGGCAGACGTCGAGGTAGCGAACAGCGGCTTGGACTGGGTCATTCTTCGACCGTCGTCCCTCAAGGACGATCCTGGAACCGGACGTGTAAGTCTCGGGCTTGCCAACTTCCACACCGAGATCACGAGAGACGATCTTGCTTCGACCGTGGTTGCACTACTCAACACTCCACGAATAACGAAGAAGATCCTCGAATTGACCGAAGGAGATGATCCAATCGCGAGCGCGGTGTCAGCGATTCAGCTTGCCTGATCTCCACGCATAGCAAATACGCAGTGTTCAAGCGGTCATTCAACCGCAAATCTTTAAATCCACCCCGAATGTCTCTGACACGATTTCAGCTTCTAGTGAGAATCTCGGAAGACGCAAAACAAAAATAGTCTTTCCTGGTGAGGACTCCTTCAGATGCAGGTACCCTCCGTGCTCAAACGCGGCTTGTTCTGTGATTGACAGGCCGAGCCCCACGCCGCCTGCTTTATCCGCGCTTACAAACGGTTGGAAGAGTCGGTTGCGCACAGACGCAGGAACACCGCAGCCATTGTCCTCAACCTGGATGTCGATGAAATGTTCATTGTGACTAAGGGCGACTTCAACTCTTCTTGGTAAAGGACAGTGTTTCAATGCCTGGCATGCATTGAGAGCCAGGTTATATACAGCAGTGCTAAGTTTCGGACCGTCAACTTTAATGTCAACGGACGGACCATCAGCGATCAGCAGTTCAATACCTTGTGCATCCGGGTGCGATCGAACAGAGCAGAGTGAACGTTCGATCAGCAAATTGAGTGAAGACAACTGCAGGTGCAAAGACTTTCCTGTTCGAGCAGCAAGAAGATAAGAATCCAACAAGTCGGTCATATTGCGGATCGCGCTTTGCACATCTTCAAGCAGTTCCTGGCGGTCCGTCGGACAGATCGTCGGATCGCTCATAAACTCAACGTTGCAGTAGATGCCAGCCAAATGATGGCGAAAATCGTGGGAAATGAAAGCAAGCAAATGTGAGCTTTGGATTGATCGCTCAAACTCCAAGGATTCACCATTCGGAATATTGATCTCCTCGGCTGGTTCGCTGCTTATCTGACGAATCCTTGGCATACTGATCTCACGATTGTGGCGAAGCACAGTCCGGTTCCGTCTTTCCCGCGTTTGAACACTTGGCATGATGCCTCCATTGTTCTTAGAGATAGAACCACTGAGTACTTTAATGACCGGCTATTGGTGCAGTTTTGGGTATCAGCAAGACATCCTGCGAGAGTTACACGACTTGCACCTTTTAACCTCAGCGCTCTTGTCGAACTTCATCCGCTCTCTCTTTGTTCACAATTCACAGCGAAAGAGAACGCCGAAGATTATGCAGCCCGTATCGCACATGGTCGAAAATCCATGCTCCGATAACACGCCTCTGCTTTCGGGCAGCCGAAAGACACTTATTGCCAGTTTCGTCGAGCATTAGGATCGGACGGAGGCCAGCTTGGTCAGTTCAGACGGTGGCAAGTATCGAGCATGGCGAGCCATGGAAGCGCGAAGAGAGATTCTCGCTCTCAAGAGGCGGGACTTCGTGGCCGCCTCAGTAAGACCCAGCGTGTTCGCGATCTCCTTCACATTCGTGTCGATCAACTGGTGGAGCTCCACAACCTCTCTGAGATTCGGCGACAATCGGCGAATGGCCGACTTCAGTCTTCTCTCAACATCTCTTGAAATGCAGAGTTGTTCCGGGCCTTCGGAGTCTTCAACTATTTCAAGAAAGTTAGTGTGCTCGGCGTCCGATGCCGAATCTAAGCTACACGTCTGATGACGTCTCTTCTTGCGAAGCATCATGAGCGCAGAATTGATCGCAATGCGTGTGAGCCATGTGGAGAAAGCAGAACGCTCATCGAAGCTTGATAGATACAAGTACGCCTTCATTAAGGATTCTTGCAGCGCGTCTTCTGAGTCTTCGAAATTCCGAGTTATGCGCTGTATCGTTCCGAGTATCTGCTTGGAGTGACGATTGCAGAGTTCAGCATAGGCATGATGATTACCCTTCTTGGCGTATGCCACCAACCGTTCGTCACATACATCCGTGAAGTTGATAACTATGCATTCTGTCTCGATAATAGTGGTTAGGGACATGGATATCTCCTAGTGACTTATTCGAGTGTTAAAAGGTATGCTCTTTGAGCAGCCGGCATTAAGCTTTGAACTTTGTTCTAGCCCTTACGCCTCAGCCTTTGCCCGTGCCTGTCTGCCATTCCCGCAAGAAAATTGCTTCAGCTTTTGCTTTTGTTTTTGCTTTTCTGGCTGTCATTCCCGAAGGGAATCTGCTTCTCCCTTCTTAACAAAAAAGGCAATGCCCAAACTGGCCAATACCAACATTGCGATTTCATAAACGGATCATCTACATCAGTAACTCTATCGACGACCGTTCGCAATGGAAATTATGTATTTATATGGTCTTCTTCGCTGCCCCTACTCTGAACTCACACATCTCAAATGCGTGCCACATAGTAAGTTCAGATTGCCGCACATATCACCGAATCGGACGCTTCATTCAAATCTGAAGAAGACCACGACGTACCGCAATTGTTACAGCATGTGTACGATCGTTTGCCTGTAGCTTTTCCATGATGTTCTTGATGTGGGAGTTGACAGTGGATTCCGCTATATCCAGTTCGTCTGCGATCAGCTTATTTCGATAGCCATCGCGTACGAGGCCGAGTACTTCCAACTCCCTGGTTGTGAGTTGTTCGTCGCCAATGTGATCCATGATACGAGTTGCCAATTGCGCCGATATGTATCGGCCTCGCTCATGTACCGTCCGGATGACCGCAATGATCTCCTCGTTTGGCATGTTTTTCAGAATGTAGGCAGCCGCGCCGGCGTGAAGAGCTCGTTGCAGATCGGCGTCGCTGTCTGAAGTTGTAAGCACGATAATCCTGGCGTCCCTGAAGCGCTTCCGTATTGACGCGAGAGCTTCAACACCATCTTGTCCCGGTAATCGAAGATCCATAAGGGTGATGTCAGGAAGTTCCCGATGGTAGAGCACCAGTGCCTCGCACGCATCCATCGCTTGTCCCACAAGCTCCATATCCTCTTCAGACGAAATAATGGTTCTCAGTCCCGCCCGAAACACCGGGTGGTCCTCCACCGTGAGGATTCGAATTCGTAAGGAGTTTTTCAGTTTGCCCTTTTCCTGGCCTGCAGATCTTGATGTATGCCACGTCAACAACTAGATTAGCCCTATTGGGCTGAGAGGGAACTCACTAAATTCATTGGGTTGAAAATCACGATATTTAACGATAGCAATCCGTATGTCAATCCGATAGAAACAAGGTGAATCTGTGGGAACTCCAGCCGAGATTCATCCCACACAACCCCAGATCCTTCTTCAGACGTTGAGAGGTGCGGCTCGCCATGCTTCTCTCGTCACTATGAGGCTATATGGAACTTATCGCTGATGCACCCCAGAAAAGCATTCAGGCAACTACTGCTCAGGTAATGGCCGGCCTGATCGATATCGCAACCGCTCTCGGGCTCAATAGCCAAACCTGCAGCATTCATCTAAGCGAACAAACGCCGGATATCTCGACAGTTCGACAACTGATAGATAGGCTGTTACGAGACGCCAGAGATATCAGTTG of Acidicapsa ligni contains these proteins:
- the fumC gene encoding class II fumarate hydratase, translated to MSHVEDTQLKDASYTPGTLLDNGRWRIEFDSMGQVKVPADRLWGAQTQRSLIHFSIGNDRMPIEVYHAYGLVKKAAAIVNERLGHLPKDKAELILKSADEVIAGKLDENFPLYVWQTGSGTQSNMNVNEVISNRCIQMVGGIIGSQAPVHPNDHVNMSQSSNDSFPTAMHIAAVKEIKESLLPKVQSLEAAIAAKAREWQKVVKIGRTHLEDAVPLTVGQEWSGYAMQIHNALARVEASLDGMYQLAAGGTAVGTGLNAPKEFGPEIAQTIAELTGYPFVTAQNKFEAQGSLDAIVAAHAALRGLAVALMKIANDMRWLASGPRCGIGELDLPENEPGSSIMPGKVNPTQCEAIVMICIQVIGDDTAVAFAGSQGNFELNAMRPIIINNFLHSARILADGCEKFLTYSVQGTQVNEKKISEYLRNSLMLVTALSPVIGYDNASKIAHTAHHDGSTLREAAIKTKLIDEATFDKVVNPEAMVGDLTLSLPEDQPAPTRK
- a CDS encoding RNA polymerase sigma factor encodes the protein MSLTTIIETECIVINFTDVCDERLVAYAKKGNHHAYAELCNRHSKQILGTIQRITRNFEDSEDALQESLMKAYLYLSSFDERSAFSTWLTRIAINSALMMLRKKRRHQTCSLDSASDAEHTNFLEIVEDSEGPEQLCISRDVERRLKSAIRRLSPNLREVVELHQLIDTNVKEIANTLGLTEAATKSRLLRARISLRASMARHARYLPPSELTKLASVRS
- a CDS encoding NAD(P)H-binding protein, coding for MKVFILGITGRTGNRIAQLLISQGHAVSGLYRRASDVSRLQDMGIHAVSGDIATIREHDLAKAIAGTDVLVFTAGAGEQDDESMIDAVDYGGVKKSVAALRLAGLSRLLLVSVFPEAAREKCFGGSFEHYMSAKKKADVEVANSGLDWVILRPSSLKDDPGTGRVSLGLANFHTEITRDDLASTVVALLNTPRITKKILELTEGDDPIASAVSAIQLA
- a CDS encoding response regulator, giving the protein MEDHPVFRAGLRTIISSEEDMELVGQAMDACEALVLYHRELPDITLMDLRLPGQDGVEALASIRKRFRDARIIVLTTSDSDADLQRALHAGAAAYILKNMPNEEIIAVIRTVHERGRYISAQLATRIMDHIGDEQLTTRELEVLGLVRDGYRNKLIADELDIAESTVNSHIKNIMEKLQANDRTHAVTIAVRRGLLQI
- a CDS encoding cupin domain-containing protein; its protein translation is MIRAYRLYTGPDGDSHVTVGSVHTDVLVNATSIHFKETAAHSNYDWHNDPVPQYVLTLSGILEFTTKGGETFILEPGDVLLAEDHTGTGHKWKLLNDDPWRRAYVIFQTGADTQFIAD
- a CDS encoding sensor histidine kinase, whose translation is MPSVQTRERRNRTVLRHNREISMPRIRQISSEPAEEINIPNGESLEFERSIQSSHLLAFISHDFRHHLAGIYCNVEFMSDPTICPTDRQELLEDVQSAIRNMTDLLDSYLLAARTGKSLHLQLSSLNLLIERSLCSVRSHPDAQGIELLIADGPSVDIKVDGPKLSTAVYNLALNACQALKHCPLPRRVEVALSHNEHFIDIQVEDNGCGVPASVRNRLFQPFVSADKAGGVGLGLSITEQAAFEHGGYLHLKESSPGKTIFVLRLPRFSLEAEIVSETFGVDLKICG